One segment of Solanum lycopersicum chromosome 1, SLM_r2.1 DNA contains the following:
- the LOC101251416 gene encoding flowering-promoting factor 1-like protein 3 — MSGVWVFKNGVVRLVENPGDFHGATGRRKVLVHLSSNEVITSYAVLERKLYSLGWERYYDDPDLLQFHKRSTVHLISLPKDFNNLKSMHMYDIVVKNRNEFTVRDM; from the coding sequence atGTCTGGTGTTTGGGTATTCAAGAATGGAGTAGTGAGGCTAGTTGAGAACCCCGGTGACTTCCACGGTGCGACGGGTCGTCGTAAAGTGCTTGTGCACCTTTCTAGTAATGAAGTAATAACATCATATGCAGTACTTGAAAGGAAACTGTACTCTCTTGGATGGGAGAGGTACTATGATGACCCTGACCTTCTTCAATTCCATAAAAGATCAactgttcatcttatttctcTACCAAAGGACTTCAACAACCTCAAGTCCATGCACATGTATGATATTGTTGTTAAGAATCGTAATGAGTTTACAGTTAGGGATATGTAG